A genomic window from Longimicrobiaceae bacterium includes:
- the map gene encoding type I methionyl aminopeptidase — protein sequence MICLRTPAEIETMAEAGRLLTETMAEMEQAVRPGVTPRELDRIAHDGIVSRGAKPAQLGYQGYPATICSSRNEVVVHGIPDAAPLAEGDIVTLDFALIYRGFYADMARTFAVGRISDEAEHLVRSTEEAFWKGFAQAQPGNRLGDVSAAVQRHVEGQGLWVVREFVGHGIGTSFHEDPQVPNYGKAGRGPQLRPGMTFALEPMAALRAGNASFLKDGWTATMGRGNLAAQYENTIAITESGPRLLTGSLSPAATAA from the coding sequence TTGATCTGTCTACGCACACCGGCCGAGATCGAGACCATGGCCGAGGCCGGGCGGCTCCTCACGGAGACCATGGCCGAGATGGAGCAGGCCGTGCGCCCCGGCGTCACGCCGAGGGAGCTGGACCGCATCGCCCACGACGGGATCGTCTCGCGCGGCGCCAAGCCGGCGCAGCTCGGATACCAGGGGTACCCGGCCACCATCTGCTCGTCCCGGAACGAGGTGGTGGTGCACGGTATCCCCGACGCCGCGCCGCTCGCCGAGGGCGACATCGTCACGCTCGACTTCGCGCTCATCTACCGCGGCTTCTACGCCGACATGGCGCGCACCTTCGCCGTGGGGCGCATCAGCGACGAGGCGGAGCACCTGGTCCGATCGACCGAGGAGGCGTTCTGGAAGGGGTTCGCCCAGGCGCAGCCCGGCAACCGCCTGGGCGACGTCTCCGCCGCGGTGCAGCGCCACGTGGAGGGACAGGGGCTCTGGGTGGTGCGCGAGTTCGTGGGGCACGGGATCGGGACCTCGTTCCACGAGGACCCGCAGGTGCCCAACTACGGGAAGGCGGGGCGCGGCCCGCAGCTCCGGCCGGGGATGACCTTCGCGCTGGAGCCGATGGCCGCGCTCCGGGCGGGGAACGCCTCCTTCCTCAAGGACGGGTGGACGGCCACCATGGGGCGCGGCAACCTGGCCGCGCAGTACGAGAACACCATCGCCATCACCGAGTCCGGGCCGCGCCTGCTCACGGGAAGCCTGTCGCCCGCGGCGACGGCGGCCTGA
- a CDS encoding DUF445 domain-containing protein, with protein sequence MQNHDLAIPQLQDEEAKRVQLDRMKFRASGLLVVAALIYIVARILEERYPWMGYVRATAEAGMVGGIADWFAVTALFRYPLGIPIPHTAIVPSRKDKIGASLGRFVENNFLSREVVVHKLRSVGAARRLAEWLARPENAHTLSQHTSAAIAGLVQVLRDDDVQELIDQSITTRVRKTQVAPLMGKVLEVVTAENRHQDLLNAALRLIARLVDENRDVLRQRIGDETPWWFPDAVDDKIYSKVAAGIDHTIHEVSVDPDHPLRARFNEAVDEFVEKLRTSPEMIARGEELKEEVLLHPTVRSYSASLWGDMKESLLRHNADPESPFRQRVERAVTAFGESLQDDPELLEKVEGWIEGAVLYVVEQYRHEVADLISTTVAAWPAEDTSRKIELQIGKDLQFIRINGTLVGGLAGLLIYTISRFFGAG encoded by the coding sequence ATGCAGAACCACGATCTCGCCATTCCACAGCTGCAGGACGAGGAGGCCAAGCGGGTCCAGCTGGACCGGATGAAGTTCCGCGCCAGCGGGCTCCTGGTGGTCGCCGCGCTCATCTACATCGTGGCGCGGATCCTGGAGGAGCGGTACCCCTGGATGGGGTACGTGCGGGCCACGGCGGAGGCGGGGATGGTGGGCGGCATCGCCGACTGGTTCGCGGTGACGGCCCTCTTCCGGTACCCGCTGGGGATCCCCATCCCCCACACCGCCATCGTCCCCTCGCGCAAGGACAAGATCGGTGCGAGCCTGGGGCGGTTCGTCGAGAACAACTTCCTGTCCCGCGAGGTCGTCGTCCACAAGCTCCGGTCGGTGGGCGCGGCGCGGAGGCTCGCGGAGTGGCTGGCCCGCCCGGAGAACGCGCACACGCTGTCGCAGCACACCTCCGCGGCCATCGCCGGCCTCGTCCAGGTGCTCCGCGACGACGACGTGCAGGAGCTGATCGACCAGAGCATCACCACCCGCGTCCGCAAGACGCAGGTGGCGCCGCTGATGGGAAAGGTGCTGGAGGTCGTGACGGCGGAGAACCGGCACCAGGACCTGCTGAACGCGGCGCTCCGCCTGATCGCGCGCCTGGTGGACGAGAACCGCGACGTGCTCCGCCAGCGCATCGGCGACGAGACGCCGTGGTGGTTCCCGGACGCGGTGGACGACAAGATCTACAGCAAGGTGGCTGCGGGGATCGACCACACCATCCACGAGGTGAGCGTCGACCCGGACCACCCCCTCCGCGCCCGCTTCAACGAGGCGGTGGACGAGTTCGTGGAGAAGCTGAGGACCTCGCCGGAGATGATCGCGCGCGGCGAGGAGCTCAAGGAGGAGGTGCTGCTGCACCCCACGGTGCGCAGCTACTCGGCCTCGCTCTGGGGGGATATGAAGGAGTCGCTGCTGCGCCACAACGCCGACCCGGAATCCCCCTTCCGGCAGCGGGTGGAGCGCGCGGTGACCGCCTTCGGGGAGTCGCTGCAGGATGACCCGGAGCTGCTGGAGAAGGTCGAGGGGTGGATCGAGGGGGCGGTGCTGTACGTGGTGGAGCAGTACCGGCACGAGGTGGCGGACCTGATCTCCACCACCGTGGCGGCGTGGCCGGCCGAGGACACCTCGCGCAAGATCGAGCTGCAGATCGGCAAGGACCTGCAGTTCATCCGCATCAACGGCACCCTGGTGGGCGGGCTGGCGGGGCTGCTGATCTACACCATCTCGCGGTTCTTCGGGGCGGGGTAG